One Natrinema halophilum genomic window carries:
- a CDS encoding NAD-dependent epimerase/dehydratase family protein — protein sequence MYGRAETENGRCDETSPLNPVSLYARIKIQSEQAIVDLADGNFSPTILRMATIYGLSPRMRFDLVGNVLPAKAYHDAVIPVFGGEQYRPNVHVADAARAYIDCLTAPIETVGDTVYNVGSRQQNFRIDELATIVADCFPHADIAYHEDRTDDRSYRVSFERITGDLDYEPQLTIRDHCHELRDVFESGDFDEYTADRYNNCAILEKTDEFETTATNLDHHEPPMRETPISKSA from the coding sequence GTGTACGGACGAGCCGAGACCGAGAACGGACGCTGTGACGAAACATCACCGCTCAATCCGGTCTCGCTGTATGCCCGGATAAAGATTCAGTCCGAGCAGGCAATCGTGGATCTCGCCGATGGAAACTTCTCGCCGACGATTCTCCGGATGGCGACGATATACGGGCTCTCTCCCCGAATGCGGTTCGATCTGGTCGGGAACGTTCTCCCCGCAAAGGCCTACCACGATGCCGTCATCCCCGTTTTCGGCGGCGAACAATACCGGCCGAACGTCCACGTCGCCGACGCCGCACGCGCGTACATCGACTGCCTGACCGCCCCGATCGAAACGGTCGGCGACACCGTCTACAACGTCGGTTCCAGGCAACAGAACTTCCGCATCGACGAACTGGCGACGATCGTTGCCGACTGTTTCCCTCACGCAGACATAGCCTATCACGAGGACCGGACGGACGACCGGAGTTATCGAGTTTCGTTCGAACGGATCACCGGCGACCTCGATTACGAGCCACAGTTGACCATCCGAGACCACTGTCACGAACTCCGGGACGTGTTCGAGTCAGGCGACTTCGACGAATACACCGCCGACCGATATAACAACTGTGCGATTCTCGAGAAGACCGACGAGTTCGAAACGACCGCGACGAACCTCGACCATCACGAACCACCGATGCGAGAGACGCCCATATCGAAGAGCGCCTGA
- a CDS encoding universal stress protein, giving the protein MHYLVGTDSVHTTAAICDYLDDRATPDDTVTVISVTHSDDRTARRDGEEALNVASVRLASVSRVETDTRSGTAADALLEAVRNVDADEVIIGAHSGDPDATRDLGSTARRLLEEADRPVVVVPIPEL; this is encoded by the coding sequence GTGCACTATCTCGTCGGCACGGATTCCGTTCACACGACGGCAGCGATCTGTGACTATCTCGATGATCGGGCAACACCCGACGACACAGTGACCGTGATCTCGGTTACACACTCGGACGACCGGACCGCACGCAGGGATGGCGAAGAAGCGCTGAACGTCGCATCCGTTCGACTCGCGTCAGTCAGCCGCGTCGAGACGGACACCCGATCCGGTACGGCCGCCGATGCGCTACTGGAGGCAGTACGAAACGTCGATGCCGATGAAGTCATTATCGGAGCCCACAGCGGCGACCCGGATGCGACGCGGGACCTCGGCTCGACGGCTCGACGCCTTCTCGAGGAAGCGGACAGACCGGTGGTCGTCGTTCCGATTCCCGAGTTGTAG
- a CDS encoding DUF7521 family protein → MSRNVVRITEATVFELLTVASLFLVALFGTIIAYQAYRGYRRNDAPSMLYLAVGLLLLTLFPFLLNVTVTTIINPERIVIALLENVSRLLGLVAITYSLYGHH, encoded by the coding sequence ATGAGTCGGAACGTCGTCCGAATTACCGAGGCGACGGTGTTCGAACTATTGACCGTCGCGAGTCTCTTTCTCGTTGCACTCTTCGGGACGATCATCGCGTATCAGGCGTATCGAGGCTATCGCCGCAACGATGCACCGTCGATGCTCTATCTCGCCGTTGGGTTGCTCCTGTTGACCTTGTTCCCCTTCTTGCTCAACGTCACTGTCACGACGATTATCAATCCAGAGCGGATCGTCATCGCGCTGCTCGAGAACGTGAGCCGACTGCTCGGGCTGGTCGCGATCACCTATTCGTTGTACGGACACCATTGA
- a CDS encoding ArsR/SmtB family transcription factor: MSEDTDLSTLLAVLEDEYARDILTHTSVEPMSASTLSERCDASLPTIYRRLDRLEEYDLITEETELAPDGNHYGVYSANLDRLELSLEDGSFALELTYREEDVADKFTRMWEGMR; the protein is encoded by the coding sequence GTGAGTGAGGACACCGACTTGTCGACTCTACTCGCCGTTCTCGAAGACGAGTACGCGCGAGATATCCTCACCCATACCAGCGTCGAACCCATGTCTGCCAGTACACTGAGCGAACGGTGTGACGCCTCCCTCCCGACGATTTATCGACGGCTCGACCGTCTCGAGGAGTATGATCTCATCACAGAAGAGACAGAACTCGCACCGGACGGCAACCACTACGGCGTCTACAGTGCGAACCTCGACCGGCTGGAACTGTCCCTCGAGGACGGCTCGTTCGCACTCGAATTAACGTATCGCGAGGAAGATGTCGCCGACAAGTTCACTCGCATGTGGGAGGGGATGCGATGA